In one Herpetosiphonaceae bacterium genomic region, the following are encoded:
- a CDS encoding bifunctional riboflavin kinase/FAD synthetase: MQIHYSLEQSRIAEPTVLTIGKFNGMHLGHTYLLDQVIERAGQLGAQSAAATFDPHPTLVLQPQHERVYLAPQDERLQRLSGTNLDHLIVLHFDHGLASLTAEQFMSLICARINLRELWVGPDFRLGYRAQGTIEVLAEIGQRLGYSIHPVVPLRVDDRPISATWIRELLHAGRVAEVPPLLGRSFTLAGIVVKGDQRGRTIGFPTANIAVGSHDVLPADGVYACRATLPDGTEHNAVTNVGVRPTFGVLNRTVEAHLLDWSGDLYDQTLHVAFLERLRGEQKFSGIDELKAQIARDAARAREVLARC; this comes from the coding sequence ATGCAGATACATTATTCGCTCGAACAGAGCCGCATCGCCGAGCCGACGGTGCTGACCATTGGCAAGTTCAACGGCATGCACCTCGGTCACACCTACCTGCTCGATCAGGTCATCGAGCGCGCGGGGCAGCTTGGGGCACAGAGCGCAGCGGCCACCTTCGATCCACACCCGACGCTGGTGCTCCAGCCACAGCACGAGCGCGTCTATCTCGCGCCGCAGGATGAGCGATTGCAGCGGCTGTCGGGCACCAACCTCGACCATCTGATCGTGCTGCACTTCGATCACGGTCTGGCAAGCCTGACCGCCGAGCAGTTCATGAGCCTGATCTGCGCTCGGATCAACCTGCGCGAGCTATGGGTCGGGCCGGATTTTCGGCTGGGCTACCGCGCGCAGGGCACGATCGAGGTGCTGGCGGAGATCGGCCAGCGGCTTGGATACAGCATCCATCCAGTCGTGCCGCTGCGAGTCGACGATAGGCCGATCAGCGCAACCTGGATTCGCGAGCTGCTGCATGCGGGCCGTGTCGCCGAGGTGCCGCCCCTGCTGGGCCGGTCCTTCACACTCGCGGGCATCGTCGTCAAGGGCGATCAGCGCGGACGGACGATCGGCTTTCCGACCGCCAACATCGCCGTCGGCAGCCACGATGTCTTACCCGCCGACGGCGTGTATGCCTGCCGCGCCACACTGCCCGATGGAACGGAGCACAACGCTGTCACCAACGTCGGCGTGCGCCCGACCTTTGGCGTGCTGAACCGGACCGTCGAGGCGCATCTGCTCGATTGGAGCGGCGATCTTTACGATCAGACATTGCACGTAGCTTTTCTGGAGCGGCTGCGCGGTGAGCAAAAGTTTAGCGGCATCGACGAGCTAAAAGCACAGATCGCGCGAGATGCCGCGCGGGCACGCGAGGTGCTGGCCCGATGCTGA
- a CDS encoding alanyl-tRNA editing protein, giving the protein MQTRTLYATDSAIRECAATVLAVQGNEVALDETAFYPGGGGQPHDTGTLEADGQVWKVISVRKDDQYVWHTLEGENMPSVGQRVRARLDWDRRYLLMRIHSALHVLSAVAYRDYGASVTGGNMTPGEGHLDFEIQNFTPELAQEMIGKANQEIERNRPVRVYFLPRDEAFKLPDLIRTKTNLVPEGVAEVRIVEIEELDRQADGGTHVGNTSEIGPVTLVKTRSKGATNKRIVIGIQP; this is encoded by the coding sequence ATGCAGACCAGAACGCTCTACGCAACCGATAGCGCGATCCGCGAGTGCGCGGCGACGGTGCTGGCCGTGCAAGGCAACGAGGTGGCGCTGGACGAGACGGCTTTCTATCCCGGCGGCGGCGGTCAGCCCCACGATACGGGCACGCTCGAAGCCGACGGCCAGGTCTGGAAGGTGATATCCGTGCGCAAAGACGATCAGTATGTCTGGCATACGCTCGAAGGCGAGAACATGCCGAGCGTCGGGCAGCGCGTGCGGGCCAGGCTCGACTGGGATCGGCGCTACCTGCTGATGCGCATCCACAGCGCGCTGCACGTGCTCAGCGCCGTAGCGTACCGCGATTATGGCGCGAGCGTCACGGGCGGCAATATGACGCCCGGCGAGGGCCACCTCGACTTCGAGATCCAGAACTTCACGCCGGAGCTGGCCCAGGAGATGATCGGCAAAGCCAACCAGGAGATCGAGCGGAATCGCCCGGTCAGGGTCTATTTTCTGCCGCGCGACGAGGCCTTCAAGCTGCCCGATCTGATCCGCACCAAGACGAACCTTGTGCCGGAGGGCGTGGCAGAGGTTCGGATCGTCGAGATCGAGGAGCTGGACCGCCAGGCCGACGGCGGTACGCACGTCGGCAACACCAGCGAGATCGGACCCGTGACGCTGGTCAAGACCCGCTCCAAGGGCGCGACCAATAAGCGGATCGTGATCGGCATCCAGCCATAG
- a CDS encoding glycosyltransferase family 2 protein, with protein sequence MLIAALLLLSLVFVAIVVRDLRSASRVPLLEPQPQPPACLPTLTVIIPARDEADRIERCLAGLAAQKLPQIDIIVLDDNSTDGTAEIAGSFAGQLPGLRVLHGAPLPAGWAGKCWACWQAAQASDSAWLLFLDADTAPLPGMIATLIDYATAQHIDLLTLLPLLELGSTWERILMPPFVGLIQAVYPLDRVNDPRSPLALANGQCILVRRAAYLAVDGHRAVHDSVLEDVRLAQAFKQAGYRIQAVGGPNLMRVRMYTRFGEVAEGLRKNAIAGFRAGGNWRSAWGGFRQALLAFGPLVLLGAGLALALQSYEEATAIVICGLALLVLTLGYWGYVVRRLHRLQPLWALLYPLGTLCYFGLAAQAFWSIARGQGVTWKGRSYRS encoded by the coding sequence ATGCTGATCGCCGCCCTGCTGCTGCTCAGCTTGGTCTTTGTAGCGATTGTCGTGCGCGATCTGCGCAGCGCCAGCCGCGTGCCGCTGCTTGAGCCGCAGCCGCAGCCGCCCGCGTGCCTGCCGACGCTGACGGTGATCATTCCGGCGCGCGACGAGGCCGATCGGATCGAGCGCTGTCTGGCGGGACTGGCCGCGCAAAAGCTGCCGCAGATCGACATCATCGTGCTCGACGACAACTCGACCGATGGCACGGCGGAGATCGCGGGATCGTTCGCCGGACAACTGCCGGGGCTGCGCGTGCTGCACGGCGCTCCCCTACCGGCTGGCTGGGCCGGAAAATGCTGGGCCTGCTGGCAGGCGGCGCAGGCCAGCGATAGCGCGTGGCTGCTCTTTCTCGACGCCGATACCGCGCCGCTGCCGGGCATGATCGCCACGCTGATCGACTACGCCACCGCGCAGCACATCGATCTGCTGACGCTACTGCCGCTGCTGGAGCTGGGAAGTACCTGGGAGCGCATCCTGATGCCGCCGTTCGTCGGCCTGATCCAGGCGGTCTATCCGCTCGACCGCGTCAACGATCCGCGCTCGCCGCTGGCGCTGGCGAACGGGCAATGTATCCTCGTGCGGCGAGCAGCTTATCTGGCCGTCGATGGGCACCGCGCCGTCCACGACTCGGTGCTGGAAGATGTGCGGCTGGCGCAGGCGTTCAAGCAGGCAGGCTATCGCATCCAGGCGGTGGGCGGCCCCAACCTGATGCGGGTGCGCATGTACACGCGCTTCGGCGAGGTGGCGGAAGGCTTGCGCAAAAACGCCATCGCGGGCTTTCGTGCGGGCGGCAACTGGCGCTCGGCCTGGGGTGGGTTTCGGCAGGCGCTGCTGGCCTTTGGGCCTTTGGTCCTGCTCGGCGCTGGTCTGGCCCTGGCGCTCCAAAGCTACGAAGAGGCCACCGCGATCGTGATCTGCGGCCTGGCCTTGCTCGTGCTGACCCTCGGCTACTGGGGCTATGTCGTCCGCCGCCTGCATCGCCTGCAACCGCTCTGGGCGCTTCTGTACCCACTGGGAACCCTGTGCTACTTCGGGCTGGCCGCGCAGGCATTTTGGAGCATTGCGCGCGGTCAGGGCGTTACCTGGAAGGGCCGATCCTACCGCAGCTAG
- a CDS encoding ribonuclease HI family protein has product MEQTQTPVVRCPCCGETFTLTDDLYVGPTPPAQAAPAEPTPAVSYPPGASPIVLIFDGGSIGNPGDGYGSYQLTVEGRVEAPRRLEFGPNYTNNEAEYDTLIAALEQVLLRSRDPRAVYLDIRGDSQLVIKQITGQWKIKEPRMQQRAAHVHHLLRQVGGWRATWHGRANSVEALGH; this is encoded by the coding sequence ATGGAACAGACACAAACACCTGTTGTTCGCTGCCCATGCTGCGGCGAAACGTTCACCCTCACCGACGATCTGTACGTCGGACCAACGCCGCCAGCGCAGGCCGCGCCAGCCGAGCCGACGCCAGCGGTGAGCTACCCGCCGGGAGCGAGCCCGATCGTGCTGATCTTCGACGGCGGCAGCATTGGCAATCCGGGCGACGGCTACGGCTCGTACCAGTTGACCGTCGAGGGTCGCGTCGAGGCGCCCAGGCGGCTTGAGTTCGGCCCCAACTACACCAACAACGAGGCCGAGTACGACACGCTGATCGCCGCGCTGGAGCAAGTGCTGCTGCGCTCCAGAGATCCACGGGCGGTCTATCTCGACATTCGCGGCGACTCGCAGCTCGTGATCAAGCAGATCACCGGCCAGTGGAAGATCAAAGAGCCACGGATGCAGCAGCGCGCGGCGCACGTCCACCATCTGCTCAGGCAGGTTGGCGGCTGGCGCGCAACCTGGCACGGTCGCGCCAACAGCGTCGAGGCGCTTGGACACTAG
- a CDS encoding alpha/beta fold hydrolase: protein MTVRATPQHLSHGREPHTAARQRVGAVIVHGFTSDHRAVEPLRQLAHQAGIVAETPLLRGHGGHYRDLRGTRWQHWVADVATARERLEQRVEKVVLMGFSMGGLLALASAAERPEHIAAIVALAPAVRIAHPLAPIAWMARGWMPYVPMGKAVAYSDPTLAVGDDSYHRLAVDAFCSFYYATRRVERMLPRITAPIFVAHSRRDRVIRPQASQIVYDRVKSTDKHLVWFERSGHALLDDCDSSAVLEHVQRFLQTRLEAYIEPKTKS from the coding sequence ATGACTGTACGCGCCACACCACAGCACCTATCCCACGGTCGAGAGCCACACACAGCCGCGCGCCAGCGGGTCGGCGCGGTGATCGTGCATGGCTTCACATCGGATCATCGGGCGGTCGAGCCGCTGCGCCAGCTTGCGCACCAGGCAGGGATCGTCGCCGAAACGCCGCTGCTGCGCGGGCATGGCGGGCACTACCGCGATCTGCGCGGCACGCGCTGGCAGCACTGGGTCGCGGATGTCGCCACCGCCCGCGAGCGTCTGGAGCAGCGCGTCGAGAAGGTGGTGCTGATGGGCTTTTCGATGGGTGGTCTGCTGGCGCTGGCCTCGGCGGCGGAGCGGCCCGAACACATCGCGGCGATCGTCGCGCTCGCGCCCGCAGTGCGCATCGCCCATCCGCTCGCGCCGATCGCGTGGATGGCGCGGGGCTGGATGCCCTACGTGCCGATGGGCAAGGCCGTGGCCTACAGCGATCCCACGCTGGCCGTCGGCGACGACAGCTACCATCGGCTGGCCGTCGATGCGTTCTGCTCGTTCTACTACGCCACCCGCCGCGTCGAGCGGATGCTGCCACGGATCACCGCGCCGATCTTTGTGGCTCACTCGCGCCGCGACCGCGTGATTCGGCCCCAGGCGTCGCAGATCGTCTACGATCGCGTCAAGTCCACCGATAAGCATCTGGTCTGGTTCGAGCGCTCCGGCCACGCGCTGCTCGACGACTGTGACTCATCGGCGGTGCTGGAGCACGTGCAGCGCTTTTTGCAGACGCGGCTGGAAGCATATATCGAACCGAAAACGAAGAGCTAA
- a CDS encoding NUDIX domain-containing protein has translation MADKIHDPTHRVGAFAIIRDADGRVLISRRVDSGWFNLPGGGVEPHESATEGLVREVREETGLEVAAGRLVGLYSKPQKHEMVLTFEARVVGGTLQPSEEADHHEWVTPDELTQRQILPKHLERIQDALRDEPGAIVKDQRQPSLRAREAEEIGGM, from the coding sequence ATGGCCGATAAGATTCATGATCCGACGCATCGGGTCGGAGCGTTCGCGATCATTCGCGATGCCGATGGACGGGTGCTGATCTCGCGGCGCGTCGATAGCGGCTGGTTCAACCTGCCCGGCGGCGGCGTCGAGCCGCACGAGTCGGCGACGGAAGGGCTGGTGCGCGAGGTGCGCGAAGAAACAGGGCTGGAGGTCGCGGCGGGGCGGCTGGTTGGGCTGTACTCGAAGCCGCAGAAGCATGAGATGGTGCTGACGTTCGAGGCGCGCGTTGTGGGCGGCACGCTTCAGCCCTCGGAGGAGGCCGATCATCACGAGTGGGTCACGCCCGACGAGCTGACGCAGCGGCAGATCCTACCCAAGCATCTTGAGCGCATTCAGGATGCGCTGCGCGACGAGCCGGGGGCGATCGTCAAGGATCAGCGGCAGCCGTCGCTGCGGGCACGGGAGGCCGAGGAGATCGGCGGGATGTAG